DNA sequence from the Pedobacter schmidteae genome:
TAATCTGAAAATAAGCAGGCCAGTACCCAAGGGATAAACAGCAGGACATAACGGTCGTTGAAAACCCGGTTATTCATATTTTGCGGTGACATGTCTGATGGCTTGTACTTGTTTTTGAAAAGTCCATTCGTTGATGATTTTTTTTGAACAGCGGCCCATTGTTGCCAGACCTTTTTTGTTTTTAATCAATAGCAGATTGAGGTGCTGGCTGAGGCTATCTGCACATCCGGCTTTAAAAATTTCTCCGTTATATCCGGGTTTGATCAGATCGGTTGCACAGCCTACCTTGTCTGATGCAAGAATGGCTTTTGAACAGGCCATGGCTTCATTTATGGCCAGTCCCCAGGTTTCGCCTGGCCCCGACGAAGGCAGGCAAAACAGGTCGCAGGCCTGGTAAACGACGGGCATATATTGCTGGTTCTGAAAGTCAAGGAAATGAATCTGGCCGTAGGATTTGGCCTTTTGTTTTAATACCAGCTCCAATACGCCATTCCCAACAAACAACAAGTGCAACTGCTGCCTGTTTAGTCCGAGGAAGGCTCTGAGCAACAATTCTGGATCTTTTTTCTGTTCAAACTTGCCGGCAAAAAGGAGGAGTATATCTTGTTCGGGAATTTTGAACCGGGCCCTTAGTTCTTGGGCGGCTGCATATTTGTTGATTGAAAAGCGTTCATTATCAACTGCATGTGGGCTAAAGGTGAGTTGATTTTCCTTTAAGCCATGTTTTTTGAAATAGGCTTTATTGTGGCTACCGGCAAAAAGGGCATGGTCAACATGTGCATACACCCATTTCAGGAAAAATTTTCTGGCCTGTTTTTTTATCCCTCGGGGCTGGTCTAAAAGTGTCGAATCTCCACGGAACAGCAAGGGGATCCTTTTGCTGAAATGGCGTAAAACCTTTAAATGGCTATGATAAGCCCAGCCATAAACTAAGATGGCATCTGCCTGCCAAAATTCGAGTTGCTCAATGAGATCAGGATTAACAATACCCTTGAAATGATGAGAACCGGGATGACGGGCGCTGTTTTTTGGAAATACGTAGTCGTAGTCTTCCAGCAGGGGCAGGTCCCATTGCACCGGTTTAAGGAAGCCGGGATCGTATTTCTCCTGTGCTCCGGCGCCCCAGGTATAGAATACCCGGACACTCATTTGCTTCAGCTCGTACAACAATTTAAACAAGGGTGCATAATATTGGACGGGATGTGTGGTAACGATGGCTAACCGCATTGTATTACTTGATTAAAGAGCAGGCATTGTTGTTTGGTCATTTCATCGGCAGAGTAGGCATTGATGGCATGGTGATGGTATTCAACTGGTTTATTTTTTTCGGTTATTGTTTCTTCCAGGAAGGTCTGCACATGGTTTTGGGTAACGTCCCCATAATTGTACACATGTTTGACACCATATTGCTGCAGGATATTTATGGCCGAACTGGAGTCATGAAATATGGCCAGCAGGGGCTTTTGCATTAACAGGTAAGGGAATATTTTTGAAGCCGTATACCTGGGGTCGTCTGAGCCGGGAATAAAAAGTGCAGAGGCTTGTTGCATAATCGTGAGTGCGTGGTAATAACTAATCCTGTCGGTCATTTCTATCACCTGCTTTTCAATATGAAACTGTTCGGCAAGTGGAAAGATGCTGGGTTTGCCCTGGCCATTGGGGGCATAGCTGGTGCCAATAAAATAAAGCCTGATTTGACTAAATTGTGTCGGATTGGTTTTTAATCCCGCTTGCAAAGCTGTAAAAAGAGGGACGAGAGCTTGTTGCATATCGGCCCCGCCACGGCCAACATACACGATATTGGTAAACTTTGCGTCCAGTAACGTGCTAAATCTTTGCTTGTGGATATTGGCGATGTGCAGGTCTTGCTCAAATCCGCCGAAAGTAATGGTTGTCGCAGGAATATTTGTGATATTGGGATAACGTTGTTTTAGCCCCGTAATGTATTGATCGGAAACGCTGATCAGTCCGGCGGCACTTTTGATCGCTATCGGTTCGAGGTATTTGTTCAATCGATAGGAAAACCAGTATTTCGGAGGCCGATTGGCTTTGGGTTTATCTCTGTAATAATCAGAATGCCAGGGGTCCTGCAAGTCAATTACACTGGGGGTTCCAAAGCGTTTTTTCCACCAGGCAGCTAAAATGCAAACCGGAAACTGGGTAGTTGAAAAATAAATGAGGTCGTATTTTTTTTGTTTGAGTAAGCGATCAACCTTTTGTTTATAAAACCAAAGTGACCTTAAGGCAATACTGCCCAGGCCAAGTTTTGAAGTCCATCGCTTGTCAAAGGCCTGCACGTAATGAATTATGATATCTGAGGGCAGGCTTTCCATTAATAAATCATCTTTTACCATATCCGAATGCTGTGGCTGCACGGTAACCACTTCGGCTTCCCAGCCGTAGGTCTTAAAATAAGGGAGACTCATGCGGACGCGTTGCATATCGGCTGCATTGCTGGGTGGGAAATAAGGAGAAATGATGAGGACTTTAGTGTTCAAGGTGGAGAGTTTGTTTAATGACTTCCAGAAATTTCAGTTCTTCATTTTCCCAGTTTAAACTGGTTTGAGCCAGTTTTAATGCGGCCCGTTTGGCTGTAAGCAACTCATTGCGGTGTTGGGCGTAGTGTAACAGCGCTTCTGACAGACTGGATACCGCATTGATTTTATACAGCTGACCAATTTGGGGGTATGTATTTAAAAATGCCGCTTGTGCGGTGGTATTACTGGCAATAATAGCGAGACCTGCTTGCATATACGTAAATAATTTGTTGCTCAGGGCCAGGTCATTGTTTCTGGAAAAGGCGGGTTCAAGTGCCATACCGATGTCGAACTGGATAGCGAAGCTGAATATTTCCTGAGGGGGAAGCGGAGGGTAAAAATAAATTTGCTTCACCTCCCGGCTCAATTCTGCTTTAAACTGCTTGCTGCAGTTGCCCAACAGATGTAACTCGAAAGGGCTATTTTTCATGCTTTTTAAGGCCAGAACTAAGTTTTCCAGGCCCCGGTTGATACCTACAGTCTGTGAAAACCAGAACAACCTAATGGGGCCCGTAGTGTGCGCGTCAACTTCTTCGGGACTGGTCTTTGTTTTGTTGAATACATTGAGGATACAAACGGGTTTTTTGCCCGGATAGAGTGTATGGTAAGCTTCGGAAATAGCTGGACTGCTGGCCGTTAAATAAGCTACCTGGGGAATGTATTTGTTTTCGATATGCGTTTTTAGTCTGACATCAAAATCTTCTGGTTGATTGCTGACATCATTTCTATGGAAATCTTCGGCATCGAAACCCAGTTGTGCACCTGTCCTTCTGGCCGCTATTGCGGCTGCGGGTAAAGCACCCAGATTGTGGGCGATATAGAGGTCTGTTTTGATTTTTTTTGCTATGGAAAGGGCTTCGGGGTGGCAACGACTGATGCCGATTTCGGCAAAAAACTTTAGTTTCAAGTGGCGGAGGAACAGCAGACCTAGTTTTTGACGCAGCCGGCTGAAGAAGTACCTGGTTTTATACCGAACCGGGTCCCCACCACAATATATATATAAGCCTGGATTTTTATCGATAATGTCCTTGTCGAATTCTTGTGCCCAGGACTGATAAAAGCAGCAGATGACCTTTACCTGGTAACCTTGTTGCTGCAGGGTTTGGACTTCTTTAACAAGGCGCGGATTGGTGCTGGGCTGCCCGGTTGTAATAAAGGTGACATTTTTCACGATTGGTAAATAAGCTGTTGGTAAAGCCGCTCGTATTGTTTTGCGATGACAGCTGCACTGAATTTTTCTTCGGCAACCTGCCTGCATTTGTCTCGGCTGATGCTGGTGATTTGATGAACAGCTGCTACCATTTCAGCAGTTGTTTCACATACAAAACCATTTAATCCGCTGCGGACCACTTCAGGTATGGCACCCCGGTTGAAACCAATTACCGGTGTTCCACAGGCCAGGGCCTCGGCCATTACGATGCCAAAGGGTTCGTCCCAGGTTACCGGCATCAGCATTGCGAGGCAACCACCCAGTAATTCATTTTTTTGAACATCGGTAACCGGTCCTATATAGCTGATCTGTTGGCCGTCGACAAATGGTTTTACCTGTTGCTCGAAATAATCCTGATGGATTTTTTCGGCTGGGACATTTCCTGCAATAACCAATTTACGATGGGTTGTTTTTGCGATGTGTATGGCAATAGCTGTTCCTTTTTCCTGTTGTATTCTTCCCAAAAATACCAGTGGTGCATCGCTGGAAACTGTTTCCTTAAACTGGTAATCGCACAGGCTTACACCATTGTAAATTGTGGTAACCGCAACGTCCTTGTTGATCTGGCGGGCAATAAAGTTGCTGCATGCGGTAAAATGTAAGCTGTTTTTGCGGGAAATCCGGGCTGCTTTTTTAACCTGTGACAATGTAGGAGGAAGTTGATAAGAGACCAGCTTCGGGATTTGGCCAGGCATCAGGAAGGCAATGTTGTTCATCCGCCCAAAAGTGTGTACCAGATCAAAATGCTGAAAGGCAATTTTTGCAGTCAGGCTGTTGATCTTTATAAAATCTTTCCAGCCATAATTTGCAGATTCCCGGTATCCGATGAGCTGGCAGCCGGCGTTGGAGTTTTCATGGGCATATAAGGTAATGTGATGCCCCTGTTTTTGAAGCTCCTGAATCAGCAAAAAAACAATCCGCTCGATGCCTCCGTATTGTTGTGGAGGTACGGGAATCAGCGGGTTAACGAGTATCGCTATTTTTAGAGGTAGGTTTTTATCTTTTTTACCAGTTTCCATCCAATTAATGTTTTCAAAATTTTTGTTAGTCCTCCGGCCGGAAAGCCGATATGGGATCCACCCAGTTCATCAGTCCTTTTCTGCGCGAGATCCGTTAGGTCACGATGTTGGGGATAAAAGCCATATACAAAAGTTTGAAAAGAGTCGGCAGCAATTTTTTTTACGCGTGGACTGTTTTCATATTGTATCAGTTGCGTAGTTCCCATCTGTATAGAGCGGTAGGCCGATTCGGCAGCTTTTCGTGTTTTTTGAGCAGATAAAGAATTCGGAAGGCCACTTCGGTAATATAAAATGGCATTTTCGCAGAAACGTATTTCTTCAGCCTGGAGTAGTACCCGGATAAAGAATTCAAAATCATTGATCAGACTGAGTGTTTCGTTCCATAGGCCTGAGCGATTTAGCACTGCTCTGGGGATTAGCCATAGGGCGCATTGCATCATGGGTTGTTTGTCATACATGGATGCGACCAGCCATTCAATAGGTTTGGTGTTTAACCTGACGATGTTTGTATCTAATTTGAAGTCGGAAAGGTCGTTATAAAACCGGCCCCAGGCAGCTGAAGCGATGCAGGCAGGGGTATGGCCAATTCGTTTAACTTGTGCTTCAATAAACTGGGGCGAGAGGAGGTCATCGGCATCCATAAACTTAATCAGCTGACCTTTTGATAGGTAGAAGGCGCGGTTTGCTGCGGCACATTGGCCCTTGTTTTTCTGCGGATATAACCTTATCCGCGGATCGTTTATGCAGCTTAGTAGCAGTGCTGTATCGTCGGTCGAACCATCATCGATGATGATGAGTTCCCAGTTGAGGTAAGATTGATGCACAACAGACATGACGGCTGCTGTGATAAATTTACCTGCATTATAGGCCGGCATGCAAATGGACACTAAAGGATAATTTTTCTCCATGCCTCGGTATAGTAATGCTTTTTTGAAAGGTCGACATAATGATGCAGTATGCCCTGTTTGTGGTTCAGTTGCCGGGCCGTAGGATTTACCAGATAATCCTGCGCGGGTAATATCAGGCTTTGCGTAGCGCCAACAATCATTGCCGAGAGTGCCTGTTCCAGAAAGTAAGAGGTACCCTCTTCGGCTTCCATAACTTCAATCCAGTTTTCAATTGCAGCCCAGTCTATCATTTCAGCAGTTAGCCCCACCGCGCCCACATTCAATAAGGGCTGTATTCGTCCTCCTGCGCATTTTTCCATCAGGCTTTTCGAGTAGCCATAAGCCGCTTTGCAATCGCGCATGAAAAGTGGTTGACGGGGACTTTTTAGCCATGCATTCATTGCCCGTGGCTCTTGCCAGAACAGCATATCCGAATCCAAAACCAATCTCCATTTGTTGCCCGGCAAGGTGTGTATATCGGTCAGTTTTTTAAGGTGCGGATAAATCCTTCTTTTATGGTGGAGCTTGGGATATTGATGTTCGGGTAAGCATAGCTTTAGGTTGTCTTCAATCTCTTTGCTGAGTAGGATATGGCAGCCGGGGAGCTTTAGTTTTGCCTGTTCAATTAAACTGTGGTCGAAGCTGCCGTCATCTATCAGGGTAAAATGATAATGTTGCTGGCTTACCCTGGTCAGGGATTGTATGCAGAACAGCGTTTGATAGAGGTATTTCTTGCCGGTAAGGAAGTAAATGTTTAATCCATCGGGATAGCTCGTTACAGGTGGGAGTAGCCCGGCTTGTTTTTGCATTTCCTTGCGCTCTTTTTTCATCTTTTGGTAGCTGAGCAAACCACCAAAGTGTTTGAAAGTCCGGTATGCGGACCGTGGATGGCGATAGAGTATATTGATGATTTTTTGGATCATTATTTTTGATTGGGAGTGCCCGATAATTCTGATAAGCCCTGCAGTTTTCCTATGGCCGACTGAAACCGGATGCTGCTTAATTCCGACTGCCAGGGCTTAAGATTGAGCAGGGCTTTTAGTTTTCTAATGGGTAATGTCCAGCTGTATATGGTTTTCCATGGACTGATGCCATGAAGGTATAGCACCTTGACCCAGGACCTGTTGCTTTCGTAGGCCATTCTTTTGAGGTAAGCCAGGCTGTATCTGTGCCGTTGAATGATATGCTTGATGCATAGGCTGGGTACATAGGCAATTTCATAACCTGACTTAACAACGGTGAGAATGATGTCGTTGTCTTCTCCTGATGATAACGCTTTCCCTATTCGTCCCAGCGCCATCCTGTAGATATTGTTTTCCGCTTCAACAACATAGGCCATAAATGCTCTTTTCTGGATCACCATTCCTGTACCAATGGGTGCAAATTGTGGGTAGCCGGTAATTTTAAAGCCAGTGGCTGCAAAGTTTGAGATGTACAAATGATGGCCATATTCCTGACAACCCAGGTTGATATTGGTTTTGAAAAACCAGGAAGGTGGTTGGGTCTCAAATGCGGGGATAGACCTCCCCCCAAAACATCCCACGTGTGGGTTTCTGCGGTAAAAGTCGAGAGCCGCACTCAGATAAGTGGGGGCAAGCACGTTGTCGTCATCTACAAAAACCAGGAGTGGATGGGCTGCTGCCCTGACTCCGCATAGCCGGGCATGAGCCAGGCCTGGCGTTGATTCTACAATCACCTGGAGTGCAGGCAGATTAGAAAAATCAAAAATGCTTTCTAAGGGAGTCTTCCCGCCATTGTCTACCAAAATAATTTCCCATTGCGACTGAGGAAGGTCCTGTAGTTGTAATGCATTCAAAACCTCCTCAAAGACTTGTGGCGAGGGATGGTAGGTACAGATCACTACCGAAAGTTTAGGCATTGAACGCTGATCTGCAAGCCAATTTTTTTCTGACATGATGTATGGTGCTAAGGTAAAATTCAGCCGTGCGCTGCCCGATGTTTACTGCATTGTACTGGTCAATTATCTTTGCCCTGGCTTGTTGTCCAAGATTGTCGATCAAGATGTTGTTGCCGGCCAACTGCAATATGACCTGGGCAATGGCTTTTGGTTTTTTTGGTGGTACCAACAGGCCGTTTTTACCATGCTCAATAATTTCGGCCATGCCCCCGGCTTCAGAAGCGACTATTGCTTTGCCGGATGCCATAGCCTCCAGGCAAACATTTGGAAAGTTTTCCCATATACTTGGGAAGATGCAGATGTCTGTTTCTTTTAAAAACTGAGGAATTTCGCTGTAGGGCCTGTTGCCCGCGAATTCCAGGTTGCGTTGATAGGCGGCAAGTTTGGTTTTTAGGTATTCATCCATCAGTATCCCCTTTGAAGGAGAGAGCTGTGGATGACCTAAAAAGCGAAAAGTAATGTCTGGGTTTTTTCTTAATATCAATGGGATAGCGTTCATCAAATCTAAAATGCCCTTACGTTTTTCAAGGCGGCCGATAAAACTGACCACTATACTTCCATTGCTTTTTTTGGGGGGTATTTTGAGCAGTGTATCATCAGCAATAAAGGGATTGGGCAAGATTTGAATGGGCTTGTCAGTGCCCCATTTCTGACCTGCAATTTTAGCCAGACTTGTGGTAGGGCTGGATACAGCATCGGCTATTTGGTATAATTCAAATTCAGGATCGGCGTTTTTATGATAGGTCCAGTAAGGTTTTACCAGTTTTCCGCGGACCAGTCCGCCCACAATATACCTGCACTTGTCAACATAGCTATTTTTGTATTGGTTTAAAGTAGCTGTTAAAAATGTGGGTGTATGTAGTTTGACCACAGTAGGCAAATCAGGATATGTTCTTTTGATCATCAGTCCATCCGCACCATATTCCGGCGATTCCATAATGTCAAAAACGATAAGCCGGTGCCTTTCGAAAAATGTATTTAACACTTCTTTTTTGAAAGTGCTACGATTGACATGCGGAATCAGGTGCAGCAGATAGCCATGCAAGGTGATGGTTTTTGTGTGTTTTGGTATGGTATCATTTGCAGCACTGAAAACTTCCACAAGGTGCCCTCTGGAAGCCATAAGCTTTGCAATTTGAGCGATGTATGTTCCGATACCTCCTCCTGAATAGGTTAAGGGGTGCTCATAACTTACAAAGGCAATTTTCATCCGGTCAGAATCCAACTTTTACATTCATGATTTTCAATAAGGCCACTTTTAACAAACGAAATGGAAACAGCCGATCTGTAGACATCAGCAGGCGTATGATCTGATAGTTTTCTTGTACAGTCCACTGCCCTTTTCGCAAACCCGCCAGCCAAAAAGATAGTTTTTCTTCCACTGAGGTGTTATAGGGTTTGCTGCGACTAACCTTGAAATTGCTGTTGAGGTAAGCCATTACGGAAAGCTGTTCTAATAATAATCGATGCTGATTTTTTGTCCTGACGTTGCCGGAATGACTTCTGTGATAGTTGAGTGGCAACGCGGTATAAGCGATGTCGTATTTTTTTAGGATTTTGATATAGGTAAACCAATCACCGCAAACCAGATAAGGAATATGTTCCAGCTCTAAATTTTCCAACGTTTCCCTTTTGAACAATACGGCACTTACATTTGGGATGGTGCACTGTACCGAGAGGAAATGTACGCATTCCTGACTTCCGTTATTGATAAAATCGGTTTCCCAGCGTGTTTGATGTACTCTTTTCATCCATTGATCGGAATCATCAAAAATATAGTCTTCAGCATTTACAGGCAATGACTTGCAATAGGCGAGTCCGATGTTTGGGTGGCCCTCGAGTTGGGAGATGAGGGTAGCCAGGAAGAAAGGTTCGCAAAAATCATCGCTTTCGGCTATCCATATATAAGCTCCTTTTGCCAGTTTAATGCCCATTGCCCATTGTTTAAACGTGCTTTTGCTGTTTTGGTGGTTGTAATGGATATGGCTGATTTTAGGGTGCTGTCGGTAGCTCTCCAAAATGTTAACGCTATTGTCGGTTGAGCGGTCGTCCAGCAGGATTACTTCTATCTCCTGGTAGCTTTGTGCCAGCACCGAATCTATACGCTTTTTAAGATAAGGGGCATGATTAAAGTTGGGAATGATGACGGAGACCTTAACCATTGCTTAAAACATCTTTTGTTATTTCCAGATACTGTCTGGACCATTTTTGGCAAGGCTCCAGATGATTTCCCTCGGCCCATTCATTCCAGGCATTGATAAAAAGAAAAGTGTCCTGGTTCTTATATGTTTTACAGATGTGTTTTAGCCATCTGCCATAGGCTTGGGGTGTGGCATCTTTAAAAATGGTTGAGCCACTGGCTCTTCTGGCACTGTTGTCCCAACCTGGGGTAATCCCCGGATAGGTTTTGGGAATTGTTTTTAATTCATTTATAGTTTTGTCCACATATTTATCGTACGAGAGGATGCGGTTGCCGTAATAAGCCGATTTTTTTATGCCGAGTTTTGTCTGGATTTTTTCCCTCAAGGGAGCGAACTCCTGCCTGGGTAGGGCCGAAAAGTTGGGTTGGAAATCGATTTTGCAATCAAAGCCATAGGTTTCGGGCGCTTCATTGAAGGAGAAGCTGTTCATAAAGCCGATATGAAGCTGACCTATGCCCATGCGTATGGCTTCGCTGCGCCAGGTAGCTAGTGTTTGTTTGATATCCGGAAAAAGCGCGGGCCGATAAATGACAAAAAATGGTTTTCCGTCAACCCTGATGTATCTGCTGTCGGAAAAAAAGCGACAAAGAAAATGGATATGTGCGATATCATCCTCCTGACTGTAATCCTGATGAATCAGCACTTCTTTGTCCATTCCATCCCAACGACGTGTCCAATTCTCGTTGGCCCAGCATAGCATAAATGGAAAATCTTCTTTTGGGTTTTTTAGCATAAGGTCGATAGGCTCCTGCATTAATCTTTTGCCATTAAACCAGTAATGATAATAGCAGAAGCCATAAATGCCATAGGCTTTTGCCAGCTCCATTTGTGCCATCCTGGCTGCGGATAGGCGCAGGTCGTAAAACCCGAGGTCGGCCGGCAAATGTGGTTGCTGGTGCCCTTTAAATAAGGGCTTTGCCTTGGTTACATTGGTCCATTCTGTAAACCCTTTCCCCCACCATTCGTCATTTTCCGCAAAGGGATGAAATTGTGGGAGGTGGATGGCGATAGGCTTGATTTGTTCCATGTACTTTAAAAATTATAAGGCTTTTTTAAACTGTTGCAGCACAAAGCGGAAGTTTCCTTTTTTCAGATGAAACCTAAGCCGGCCTAGTTTATGCCGGAATTTTAAATATTTTGAAAACAGCCGGTAATCCGGACGGTTTAACAAAGTCGTGTACTTTAATTCAGATGCCCTGGCCCGCCCCATGTAGTGCAGGAGCAGGCTTTGACTGATGTATTTATTGTTTGCCTGGTCTTTGGAATGTTGCCTGTATTCGAGCGTTGTGTTTGCAGCTTTTTTAGCTCCAAAACCTTTCAGGAGTATCCGGTAAAAGAAATCCCAATCTTCCGGTTTATCGGTTTGTTGCCGGTAACCTCCAACCTCATTGTAAGCTGTTCTTCTATACATAGCCGATCCATGTATAAAATTCTTCTGCTCTATTAAATTCCCGGTCCTGGCATTATCAAAATCGGGAAATATAATATGGTAAAAGGCATTCAGTATCACTTTACTTTGATAGCGGTGTGCAAAATTGGTGTCGAAAATAAGCTTGGCCCTGGGGCCAAATAAATGATAATCAGTATAAGCAACGCCAATGTCGGGATTGGTGTTTAGTAGTGCTGCACATGATTCTATATAGTTGGAAGCAAGCCGGTTGTCGGCCCCAAGAAAAAAAAGGTAATCGGCGGTAGTCAGCCCTGCAGCTTTATTGAAGTTGGCTACAATACCCAGGTTTTTTTGATTTCTATTGAAGCGGATCAGCTGAGGGTATTTTGAAGCGTAATGTTCCGAAATTTCCTGGGTGGAGTCATCCGAACAATCATCCGTGATCAGAATTTCGTCGGGCAAAATGGTCTGTCTCAGGACCGATTCGATGGCTTCGGTTAAATAGGCACCATAGTTATAGGAGGAAATGATACAGGCAATGGTGGAGGTTTTAAAAGTGGTTTCATTGCTTACGGTGATGCGGTTGTAAATGTGTTGGTCGTGGTTATTTCCCTGAACACAGCTTAATGCACCTTTAAATAATGTTTTAGCGATGGCGACCACATCGGGATTAAAATTTCCATAAGGATAAGCAAACCATTGTAAGGCTGGTGCGGGGAATGTATTTGACAGATCCTGGGGAACGGTTAATTCCTGTGTTATTTCCTCCTGATCATGGAGGTGGAGCAGGTCGGGATGAGATCGGGTATGCCATTGAACTCTTCCCCCAAGGCTTTCCAATTGCTTCAACTCCACCAGTGTTGTAAAATCGGCCCTGGGTTCTGTGGTGTCAAACTCATTATCCAGGCCCAGGTAATCGCTGGTGATGAACAATTCAAAAGGATAATTGAATTTTTTAAGTATGGGAGCGGCAAATTGCAGGACATTTTTGTAGATGCCGTCAAAAGTGATCACCACATGTGTGGGATCATCGGGGTTGTAATCATCCAGGTACACAACTTTCTTGCTCTGCAGTTCCCACATCTGACGATAGAAATCATCTGTTTTTACCCACCAGATGCTTGGGCTGAAAGGGTAAACTTTATGGTACATTAAAATCATTTTGAATAGACCTCCAATCTATGGCAGTAGGCCTGGTACTGGTAGGCATATTCAGCAACCATCAGGTAGGGGAATCTGCTGTGGTACCATTCGTCGATGTGCACGGTAATGAGTATTCCTTTTTCCTTTAAAATCTGGTCGATAATATGATAGATTAAATTGTTTGAATAGCCTATGTATTGCGGATAAAGTACGCCGGTAATGATAATCAGATCATGTTTTTCTTCGGCAGCCAGCTCTGATAGCTTAAAAATATCTCCTTGTTGAAATTGTAATCCCGGCCTTTGATGAGTTTGTGCCCTTTTAATGGCTTCGGCTGATATGTCGATTCCGGTTACTTTTTCTCCGGGGAGGGCGGTGGTGATAAAACCCTGGCCACAACCGATGTCCAATACATTTTTGTAAGCTAAAGCTGGGATTTCAGTCAGTAGAATTTCTTTCCTTTTTCTGTCTTCGGGATTGCTGTGATAGTCCCATGGATCGTCCACGCTATGCCATTCGTTTAATTCCTCAATTGATTGTATGGTATTTTTCATTGGAATATATTTGTTTTTTAATGGTGATGAAGCTATCATGAGTTTATATTCATTGTGTTTTGTGAGTGTAAACTCATGATGGTCTCATTGTATTTCCCAATTATGATTGACAGCTATGGCGCCCCATTCGGGATGGACAGATTTTCCGCTGGTATAGAAATTGGAATACTCCACATTAAAATTTAAGCAGTTGGTGATGTAATCCTCAATTCCATATTGGGAGCTGATGAAGAAGTTTAAAATATAGGCACCTTCTACTAAAGGCAAGTGGTGTATGGTACAGGTTACGCTTCCCGAAGTGGGTATCGTTTTGTCGGCCAGCTCGCCTTTGAATTCTGTAGACAGGCTGATCAGTTTTATTTCGCGTTCTGTCCAGATGGATACACCAAATTCTTTTATCGCG
Encoded proteins:
- a CDS encoding glycoside hydrolase family 99-like domain-containing protein; its protein translation is MEQIKPIAIHLPQFHPFAENDEWWGKGFTEWTNVTKAKPLFKGHQQPHLPADLGFYDLRLSAARMAQMELAKAYGIYGFCYYHYWFNGKRLMQEPIDLMLKNPKEDFPFMLCWANENWTRRWDGMDKEVLIHQDYSQEDDIAHIHFLCRFFSDSRYIRVDGKPFFVIYRPALFPDIKQTLATWRSEAIRMGIGQLHIGFMNSFSFNEAPETYGFDCKIDFQPNFSALPRQEFAPLREKIQTKLGIKKSAYYGNRILSYDKYVDKTINELKTIPKTYPGITPGWDNSARRASGSTIFKDATPQAYGRWLKHICKTYKNQDTFLFINAWNEWAEGNHLEPCQKWSRQYLEITKDVLSNG
- a CDS encoding glycosyltransferase, which produces MYHKVYPFSPSIWWVKTDDFYRQMWELQSKKVVYLDDYNPDDPTHVVITFDGIYKNVLQFAAPILKKFNYPFELFITSDYLGLDNEFDTTEPRADFTTLVELKQLESLGGRVQWHTRSHPDLLHLHDQEEITQELTVPQDLSNTFPAPALQWFAYPYGNFNPDVVAIAKTLFKGALSCVQGNNHDQHIYNRITVSNETTFKTSTIACIISSYNYGAYLTEAIESVLRQTILPDEILITDDCSDDSTQEISEHYASKYPQLIRFNRNQKNLGIVANFNKAAGLTTADYLFFLGADNRLASNYIESCAALLNTNPDIGVAYTDYHLFGPRAKLIFDTNFAHRYQSKVILNAFYHIIFPDFDNARTGNLIEQKNFIHGSAMYRRTAYNEVGGYRQQTDKPEDWDFFYRILLKGFGAKKAANTTLEYRQHSKDQANNKYISQSLLLHYMGRARASELKYTTLLNRPDYRLFSKYLKFRHKLGRLRFHLKKGNFRFVLQQFKKAL
- a CDS encoding class I SAM-dependent methyltransferase, which gives rise to MKNTIQSIEELNEWHSVDDPWDYHSNPEDRKRKEILLTEIPALAYKNVLDIGCGQGFITTALPGEKVTGIDISAEAIKRAQTHQRPGLQFQQGDIFKLSELAAEEKHDLIIITGVLYPQYIGYSNNLIYHIIDQILKEKGILITVHIDEWYHSRFPYLMVAEYAYQYQAYCHRLEVYSK